In one Bradyrhizobium cosmicum genomic region, the following are encoded:
- a CDS encoding acetyl-CoA carboxylase biotin carboxylase subunit: MFKKILIANRGEIACRVIKTARRMGIQTVAVYSEADRDALHVEMADEAVLIGPPAAAESYLVIEKIVEACRKTGAEAVHPGYGFLSEREAFPRALEAAGIVFIGPNPGAIAAMGDKIESKKAAAKAKVSTVPGYLGVIEDDKHAVKIAEEIGYPVMIKASAGGGGKGMRIAHSTAEVAEGFNLAKAEAKASFGDDRVFVEKFIVDPRHIEIQVLGDKHGNVIYLGERECSIQRRNQKVIEEAPSPLLDEATRRKMGEQAVALAKAVNYDSAGTVEFVAGQDKSFYFLEMNTRLQVEHPVTELVTGVDLVEQMIRVAAGEKLAIAQKDVSLKGWAVESRLYAEDPFRNFLPSIGRLVKYRPPAEVSKDGITVRNDTGVQEGGEISIHYDPMIAKLVTHAPSRAAAIEAQATALDSFYVDGIRHNIPFLSALMHHPRWREGNLSTGFIAEEFPKGFAVRVPEGEVARRIAAVGAAIDHVLGERKRQISGQMGGRVVQRERRRAVWLDRQEILLEVAREGEAIAIRFVDHDGKTGNAHLLQSAWKPGDPVWQGTIDGHVVAVQTRPIANGIRLAHQGVEVPVYVWTEAEAASARLMPVTTASDTGKKLLCPMPGLIVSIAVTEGQEVKAGETLAVVEAMKMQNVLRAEQDGTVKKIHASAGATLAVDALILEFA, translated from the coding sequence ATGTTCAAGAAGATCCTGATCGCCAATCGCGGCGAAATCGCCTGCCGGGTCATCAAGACCGCGCGCCGCATGGGAATTCAGACGGTTGCGGTCTATTCCGAGGCCGACCGCGATGCGCTCCATGTCGAGATGGCCGATGAGGCCGTGCTGATCGGGCCGCCCGCCGCGGCCGAGAGCTATCTGGTGATCGAGAAGATCGTCGAGGCCTGCCGCAAGACGGGCGCCGAGGCGGTGCATCCCGGCTACGGCTTCCTGTCCGAGCGCGAGGCATTTCCGCGCGCCCTTGAAGCGGCCGGCATCGTCTTCATCGGACCGAACCCGGGTGCGATCGCCGCGATGGGCGACAAGATCGAATCCAAGAAGGCCGCCGCCAAGGCCAAGGTCTCGACCGTGCCGGGCTATCTCGGCGTCATCGAGGACGACAAGCACGCGGTCAAGATCGCCGAAGAGATCGGCTATCCCGTCATGATCAAGGCCTCCGCCGGCGGTGGCGGCAAGGGCATGCGCATCGCGCATTCGACAGCCGAGGTCGCCGAGGGGTTCAATCTCGCCAAGGCGGAAGCGAAAGCCTCGTTCGGCGACGACCGCGTCTTCGTCGAAAAGTTCATCGTCGATCCCCGCCACATCGAGATCCAGGTGCTGGGCGACAAGCACGGCAACGTGATCTATCTCGGCGAACGCGAATGCTCGATCCAGCGCCGCAACCAGAAGGTCATCGAAGAGGCGCCGTCGCCGCTGCTCGATGAGGCCACCCGCCGCAAGATGGGTGAGCAAGCGGTCGCATTGGCCAAGGCCGTGAACTACGACTCTGCCGGCACCGTCGAGTTCGTCGCGGGGCAGGACAAGAGCTTCTACTTCCTGGAGATGAACACGCGCCTCCAGGTCGAGCATCCCGTCACCGAGCTCGTCACCGGCGTCGATCTCGTCGAGCAGATGATCCGCGTTGCCGCCGGCGAGAAGCTCGCGATCGCGCAGAAGGACGTCTCGCTGAAGGGCTGGGCCGTGGAATCGCGCCTCTACGCCGAGGATCCCTTCCGCAACTTCCTGCCCTCGATCGGGCGCTTGGTGAAATACCGCCCGCCGGCGGAAGTCAGCAAGGACGGCATCACCGTCCGCAACGACACCGGCGTGCAGGAGGGCGGCGAGATCTCGATCCACTACGATCCGATGATCGCCAAGCTCGTCACCCATGCGCCGTCGCGCGCCGCGGCGATCGAAGCGCAGGCGACCGCGCTGGACTCGTTCTATGTCGACGGCATCAGGCACAATATCCCGTTCCTGTCCGCGCTGATGCATCATCCGCGCTGGCGCGAGGGCAATCTGTCGACCGGCTTCATCGCCGAGGAGTTTCCCAAAGGCTTTGCCGTCCGCGTGCCGGAAGGCGAGGTCGCACGTCGGATCGCTGCGGTCGGCGCCGCCATCGATCACGTGCTCGGCGAGCGCAAGCGGCAGATCTCGGGACAGATGGGCGGCCGCGTCGTGCAGCGCGAGCGGCGCCGAGCGGTCTGGCTCGACCGACAGGAGATCTTGCTCGAGGTCGCCCGTGAGGGCGAGGCGATCGCGATCCGCTTCGTTGACCATGATGGCAAAACCGGCAATGCACATCTGTTGCAGTCCGCGTGGAAGCCGGGCGATCCGGTCTGGCAGGGCACCATCGACGGTCACGTCGTCGCGGTGCAGACACGCCCGATCGCCAATGGCATTCGCCTCGCGCATCAGGGCGTCGAGGTTCCGGTCTATGTCTGGACCGAAGCGGAAGCCGCGTCGGCCCGGCTGATGCCGGTGACGACGGCCTCCGACACCGGCAAGAAGCTGCTGTGCCCGATGCCCGGGCTCATCGTCTCGATCGCGGTGACCGAGGGGCAGGAGGTCAAGGCCGGCGAGACGCTCGCGGTGGTCGAGGCCATGAAGATGCAGAACGTGCTCCGCGCCGAGCAGGACGGCACCGTGAAGAAAATCCACGCCAGCGCGGGCGCGACGCTCGCGGTGGACGCGCTGATTTTGGAGTTTGCGTAG
- a CDS encoding sigma-54-dependent transcriptional regulator, with product MATVLIVDDDAALREGLAEALADLGHSPRLAASGREGLAALDGEVDVVLLDLRMPGGMDGIEVLRRIRARTDAPPVVVLTAFASAANTIEAMRLGAFDHLSKPIGRAELKDLLCRLPERMPMVSGPDADTEDGLIGSSAPMRSVQKAIGLAADSNAIVLILGETGTGKELVARALHVHGKRKDGPFVAVNCAAIPEDLLESELFGHVKGSFTGATADRAGAFRDAANGTLFLDEIGDMPLAMQAKILRALQEQVITPVGGKPVRTNARVVAATHRDLARLAAAGEFREDLYYRLNVVQIAIPPLRDRTGDILPLTQHFLARGAASGSRYKHLSKAAVDKLQRHSWPGNVRELRNVIERACIMTRADVIGPDDIDTSANEIPTDIAASDADLPAAVAQLEKTMIIRALDACAGNRTEAARRLNINRQLLYTKMQRYGLVEVSEKLTDGVGKDDD from the coding sequence ATGGCGACAGTCCTGATCGTCGACGACGATGCGGCGCTGCGCGAGGGTCTCGCCGAAGCGCTCGCCGATCTCGGCCATTCGCCCCGCCTCGCTGCGTCTGGCCGCGAGGGTCTCGCCGCGCTCGATGGCGAGGTCGATGTCGTTTTGCTCGACTTGCGCATGCCCGGCGGCATGGATGGAATTGAGGTGCTTCGCCGGATACGCGCGCGCACGGACGCGCCGCCCGTCGTGGTGTTGACGGCCTTCGCCAGCGCCGCCAACACGATCGAGGCCATGCGCCTCGGGGCCTTCGATCACCTCAGCAAACCGATCGGACGCGCGGAGCTGAAGGACCTGCTGTGCCGGCTTCCTGAGCGCATGCCCATGGTCAGCGGCCCGGATGCCGACACCGAGGACGGCCTGATCGGGTCGAGCGCGCCCATGCGCAGCGTCCAGAAGGCAATCGGTCTTGCCGCCGACAGCAACGCCATCGTGCTGATTCTCGGCGAGACCGGGACCGGCAAGGAGTTGGTGGCGCGCGCTCTCCACGTCCACGGCAAGCGGAAGGACGGCCCTTTCGTCGCGGTCAATTGTGCAGCGATCCCCGAAGACCTGCTCGAGAGCGAGCTGTTCGGCCATGTGAAGGGATCCTTCACGGGCGCGACCGCGGACCGTGCCGGCGCGTTTCGCGACGCGGCCAACGGCACGCTGTTCCTGGACGAGATTGGCGACATGCCGCTTGCCATGCAGGCAAAGATCCTGCGCGCCCTGCAGGAGCAGGTGATCACGCCCGTCGGCGGAAAGCCCGTGCGCACCAATGCGCGCGTCGTTGCCGCCACCCACCGCGATCTCGCCAGGCTCGCCGCGGCGGGGGAATTCCGTGAGGATCTCTATTACCGGCTCAATGTGGTGCAGATCGCGATTCCCCCGCTGCGCGACCGCACGGGGGATATCCTGCCACTCACCCAGCACTTCCTGGCCCGCGGGGCCGCGAGCGGCAGCCGGTACAAGCATCTCAGCAAAGCCGCCGTCGACAAATTGCAGCGCCATTCCTGGCCCGGCAACGTCCGCGAACTGCGCAACGTCATCGAACGCGCCTGCATCATGACGCGCGCTGACGTCATCGGACCCGACGACATCGATACAAGCGCGAACGAGATACCGACTGACATCGCCGCATCCGACGCGGATCTGCCCGCGGCCGTCGCGCAGCTCGAGAAGACAATGATTATTCGCGCGCTGGATGCCTGCGCCGGCAATCGGACCGAAGCCGCACGCCGCCTCAACATCAACCGCCAGCTCCTCTACACGAAGATGCAGCGCTACGGCCTCGTCGAGGTGTCAGAAAAGCTGACGGACGGCGTCGGGAAAGACGACGACTGA
- a CDS encoding zinc-binding metallopeptidase family protein encodes MKLFVCQSCGNVLYFENRACERCGHRVAFLPERETMSALEPDGEGWATLADKGRGRMLCRNAEYDSCNWLTDADDSTGYCRACRHNGIVPDLSDPAQLAGWRELEVAKHRLFYSLIRWKLPLRTRQEDAEHGLIFNFLADDPNSGQKILTGHDNGLITIALTETDAIERERRRLEMGEPYRTLLGHFRHEVGHYFWDVLVRDGGKLDDCRAVFGDDSLDYGQALQRHYAEGAPADWQQNYVSAYATTHPWEDFAETWAHYLHIVDTLEMASEFGMEVRPKVDRDGELTARIRFNPYEARDVEALVNAWLPFTFAMNSVNRAMGMRDLYPFILSPAVVAKLGFIHGLVRDVAKGTPKDASKAASTDLPKPGKP; translated from the coding sequence TTGAAGCTCTTTGTCTGCCAGTCCTGCGGCAACGTCCTCTATTTCGAGAACCGCGCCTGCGAACGCTGCGGCCACCGTGTCGCCTTCCTGCCGGAGCGGGAGACGATGTCGGCGCTCGAGCCCGACGGGGAGGGCTGGGCCACGCTTGCCGACAAGGGCCGGGGGCGGATGCTGTGCCGGAACGCGGAGTATGATTCCTGCAACTGGTTGACCGACGCGGACGACAGCACCGGCTATTGCCGCGCCTGCCGCCACAACGGCATCGTGCCTGACCTCTCCGACCCCGCGCAGCTCGCCGGCTGGCGCGAGCTGGAGGTGGCCAAGCACCGCCTGTTCTACTCCCTGATCCGCTGGAAGCTGCCGCTCCGGACCCGGCAGGAGGACGCCGAGCACGGCCTCATCTTCAACTTCCTCGCCGACGATCCAAACAGCGGTCAAAAAATCCTGACCGGGCATGACAACGGCCTGATCACGATCGCGCTCACCGAGACGGACGCCATTGAGCGCGAGCGGCGCCGGCTGGAGATGGGGGAGCCGTACCGGACGCTGCTCGGGCATTTCCGCCACGAGGTCGGACATTATTTCTGGGACGTGCTGGTGCGCGACGGCGGCAAGCTGGACGACTGTCGTGCCGTGTTCGGCGACGATTCGCTCGATTACGGCCAGGCCTTGCAACGCCATTATGCCGAAGGCGCGCCGGCGGACTGGCAGCAGAACTACGTCTCGGCCTATGCCACGACCCACCCCTGGGAAGACTTCGCCGAAACCTGGGCGCACTACCTCCACATCGTCGATACCTTGGAGATGGCCTCGGAGTTCGGCATGGAGGTTCGCCCCAAGGTCGACCGCGACGGGGAGTTGACGGCGCGCATTCGTTTCAATCCCTACGAAGCCAGGGACGTCGAGGCGCTCGTCAACGCATGGCTGCCCTTCACCTTCGCCATGAACAGCGTCAACCGCGCCATGGGTATGCGCGATCTTTATCCCTTCATCCTGTCGCCGGCCGTCGTCGCCAAACTGGGCTTCATCCATGGCCTGGTCCGGGACGTGGCCAAGGGCACGCCCAAGGATGCGTCCAAGGCCGCGTCAACGGACCTGCCCAAGCCCGGGAAGCCGTAA
- a CDS encoding acylphosphatase, which yields MSQAILQVMIRGRVQGVGYRAWVESQAVTCGLEGWVRNRRDGGVEALFAGPPNHVAEMVALCRHGPPSSRVDSVTSETASVDELNLRRAGETFSVLPTV from the coding sequence ATGAGCCAGGCGATCCTCCAGGTCATGATCCGCGGGCGCGTGCAGGGGGTCGGCTATCGGGCCTGGGTCGAGTCCCAGGCGGTCACCTGCGGCCTCGAAGGCTGGGTTCGCAACCGCCGTGACGGTGGCGTGGAAGCGCTGTTCGCAGGTCCGCCGAACCATGTCGCCGAAATGGTCGCTCTGTGCCGCCACGGGCCGCCGTCCTCGCGCGTGGACAGCGTCACCAGCGAGACGGCGAGCGTGGACGAGTTGAACCTGCGCCGAGCAGGGGAGACGTTTTCGGTGTTGCCGACGGTGTAG
- a CDS encoding sensor histidine kinase — protein sequence MRSLRTRLLALWIMLVVSGAATGYLLFESFQQTANARLARSEELVARACRDLADRYQFFVVGWTGEPIDDQLKQQLTTVTRTALAGAPGVEGGVWQADQGSLAYAFPTYEGTGPKTDLPSAELSTIRDVNAEALRSGRTASIRQYGRSQVLIVHACPLRGPLTGVTGWTMTRAITSEGPAYNQLLSGLILLALTIFGSAAWLARMLYVWSGKISQIETALDERREGTIDLPKLARTGAPELDRLVDALNSTGERLSVERRRAAAAERLAALGRMSAGLAHEIRNPIAAMRLKAENALAVADGSRSEAALNAILQQVDRLDTLLRDLLEMTQAREPRMAEVDLETFLARTVESHRDLAAARGITLTAGTGPASSPLPQLDPSQMQRALDNLIINAIQNTPAGGTIAVDAGRRDGSLLLRVADTGPGIADEVRERLFEPFVTGRADGTGLGLAIVREIARHHHGNVRLLRDVGGAIFEIEVPWRQS from the coding sequence ATGCGTTCACTCCGCACTCGATTGCTGGCCCTCTGGATCATGCTGGTCGTATCCGGTGCCGCCACCGGCTATCTGCTGTTTGAATCCTTCCAGCAGACGGCGAACGCCCGGCTGGCCCGGTCCGAAGAGCTGGTGGCACGCGCCTGCCGCGACCTTGCCGACCGCTATCAGTTCTTCGTGGTGGGTTGGACCGGCGAACCGATCGACGATCAATTGAAGCAGCAACTGACAACCGTCACCCGGACTGCGCTTGCAGGCGCCCCCGGCGTCGAAGGCGGCGTCTGGCAGGCCGATCAGGGCTCCCTCGCCTACGCATTCCCGACCTATGAAGGCACCGGACCGAAAACCGACCTTCCCTCGGCCGAGCTCAGCACCATCCGCGATGTCAATGCCGAGGCGCTGCGGTCGGGACGCACGGCATCGATCAGGCAATACGGCCGCTCTCAGGTGCTGATCGTGCATGCCTGCCCCTTGCGAGGCCCGCTGACGGGGGTCACCGGGTGGACCATGACCCGCGCCATCACGTCGGAAGGTCCCGCCTACAATCAGTTGCTGTCGGGCCTCATTCTGCTCGCTCTGACCATTTTCGGTTCGGCCGCGTGGCTTGCACGCATGCTTTATGTCTGGTCGGGCAAGATCAGTCAGATCGAAACCGCCCTGGACGAGCGCCGCGAGGGCACGATCGATCTGCCGAAGCTGGCGCGGACAGGAGCGCCCGAGCTCGACCGGCTGGTCGATGCGCTCAACAGCACTGGCGAGCGCCTGTCCGTGGAGCGCCGGCGTGCCGCTGCCGCCGAGCGGCTCGCAGCGCTTGGCCGTATGTCGGCCGGCCTCGCCCACGAAATCCGCAACCCCATCGCCGCAATGCGGCTTAAGGCGGAGAACGCGCTGGCCGTTGCAGACGGCTCGCGTAGCGAAGCGGCGCTGAACGCCATTCTCCAGCAGGTTGACCGGCTCGACACCCTGTTGCGCGACCTCCTGGAGATGACGCAGGCCCGCGAGCCCAGGATGGCGGAGGTCGATCTCGAGACTTTCCTGGCGCGAACGGTGGAAAGCCATCGCGACCTCGCCGCGGCCCGGGGCATAACCTTGACTGCGGGAACCGGGCCCGCATCCTCGCCGTTACCGCAACTGGATCCGTCCCAGATGCAGCGTGCGCTCGACAATTTGATCATCAACGCCATCCAGAACACCCCGGCCGGCGGGACGATCGCCGTGGACGCAGGCCGGCGGGACGGCAGCCTGCTGCTGCGGGTGGCAGACACCGGCCCCGGCATTGCCGACGAGGTGCGGGAGCGCCTGTTCGAACCGTTCGTCACGGGACGCGCCGACGGCACTGGCCTCGGACTTGCCATCGTTCGCGAAATCGCACGGCATCATCATGGCAATGTTCGCCTGCTCCGGGACGTCGGCGGGGCGATTTTCGAGATTGAAGTGCCATGGCGACAGTCCTGA
- a CDS encoding isocitrate lyase/PEP mutase family protein: MAFRSRREKLRIILSGSACVHPGSVYDAISIRIAEDLGFPLGMFGGSVASLAVLGDPDITLITLTELAEQMRRMSRAASLPVLVDADHGYGNALNVRRTVQELETAGAAGLTIEDTLLPAGFGEAKAQLISLEEGVGKMKAALDGRGDPSLVIMGRTGAASITSVEDAIRRAKAYEAVGVDALFFTGIKSRAELEAVAAATHLPIVLGGAPEDMNALDYLAGQRVRIALQGHAPIAAAMQAVYETQKALREGTPPKALKGLPSAELTNRVTREADVKARSADVLGLKK; encoded by the coding sequence ATGGCCTTCCGTTCCCGTCGCGAAAAACTGCGTATCATCCTATCAGGCTCGGCCTGCGTCCATCCCGGCTCGGTCTACGATGCGATCTCGATCCGCATCGCCGAGGATCTCGGTTTTCCCCTCGGCATGTTCGGCGGCTCGGTGGCCTCGCTCGCGGTGCTCGGCGATCCCGACATCACGCTGATCACGCTTACGGAGCTGGCAGAGCAGATGCGGCGAATGTCGCGCGCCGCAAGCCTGCCCGTGCTGGTCGATGCCGATCACGGCTATGGCAACGCGCTCAATGTGCGCCGTACCGTGCAGGAGCTGGAGACCGCGGGTGCCGCCGGCCTCACCATCGAGGACACGCTGCTGCCGGCCGGCTTTGGCGAAGCGAAGGCGCAACTGATCTCGCTTGAGGAGGGCGTCGGCAAGATGAAGGCGGCGCTCGACGGTCGTGGCGACCCCTCGCTGGTCATCATGGGTCGTACTGGAGCTGCCTCCATCACCTCGGTCGAGGATGCGATCCGCCGCGCCAAGGCCTACGAGGCCGTCGGCGTCGATGCGCTGTTCTTCACCGGCATCAAGTCGCGCGCCGAGCTCGAGGCGGTTGCGGCTGCGACGCATCTTCCGATCGTGCTGGGCGGAGCGCCGGAGGACATGAACGCGCTCGATTATCTCGCCGGCCAGCGCGTACGCATCGCGCTCCAGGGCCACGCGCCGATCGCGGCGGCCATGCAGGCCGTCTACGAGACGCAGAAGGCACTACGCGAAGGCACGCCGCCGAAGGCGCTCAAGGGATTGCCCTCGGCGGAACTGACCAACCGCGTCACGCGCGAGGCCGACGTCAAGGCACGCAGCGCCGATGTGCTCGGGCTGAAAAAATGA
- a CDS encoding PAS domain S-box protein: MRTRITTADALNDSSPDTTAAERLRQHLDDIARQRDDAYRALQEREAELARIQRIGKVGGLEVDFREGFKNRRSPEYLMLHGLPPEAADESHENWVNRIHPDDRDATVKHFLDALAGISEDYTAEYRIIRPSDGETRWIRVVAKIERGGDRRAIRLVGAHIDITDQMLVRETLRESEERFRLIADSAPVPIWVTKLDRTRSFANRAYVDFVGLPYDEAIAFDWRKVLHPDDLPHVLQQSVQGEASLKPFVLEARYKDAHGEWRWLRSESQPRWDPTGKHIGFIGVAHDITVAKQAEIELRRLNETLEERIAERTAELESNEARLRAILGTSNQYQGLVNLKGELLYANKTALDGIKASSADVIGKPFWDTPWFTGTPGMSATVRGAFDTVLKGEAVRMEMRLRLPVGERDFEFGMRPVLDRHGNITGAVPEAVDITERRRGEEALRQSQKMEAIGQLTGGVAHDFNNLLTIIRSATDFLRRRELPEERRRRYVDAISDTVERASKLTAQLLAFARRQPLKPQIFNVGAQVEGVAQLVRPLVGGRIEIVVEIDDADCFTVADIAQFETALINLAINARDAMDGEGCLTIAVRKVAGIPGLRAQSARGGDYVAISVADTGSGIAPENIDAIFEPFFTTKEVGKGTGLGLSQAFGFAKQSEGDIAVTSTQGKGATFTIYLPQAQSPAAEKEAAALISEAATTGRGYRVLVVEDNDDVGQFSTELLEDLGYVVRRVANANAALAILGENEFAVDLVFSDVIMPGMNGVELAGIIRERYPGLPVVLTSGYSNVLAENAHRGFELIQKPYSVESLSRILRKAISEKLSVAR; this comes from the coding sequence GTGCGCACCCGCATCACAACGGCCGACGCCTTGAACGATTCTTCGCCCGACACCACCGCCGCCGAAAGGCTGCGCCAACACCTCGACGACATCGCGCGCCAGCGCGACGACGCCTATCGCGCGCTCCAGGAGCGTGAGGCGGAGCTGGCGCGGATCCAGCGTATCGGCAAGGTCGGCGGGCTCGAGGTCGACTTCCGCGAGGGCTTCAAGAACCGCCGCTCGCCCGAATATCTGATGCTCCATGGGCTGCCTCCGGAGGCCGCCGACGAGTCCCACGAGAACTGGGTCAACCGCATTCACCCCGATGACCGCGACGCGACGGTCAAGCATTTCCTCGACGCGCTGGCCGGGATCAGCGAGGATTACACAGCCGAATACCGCATCATCCGCCCGAGCGACGGCGAGACCCGCTGGATCCGCGTCGTCGCCAAGATCGAGCGTGGCGGCGACCGGCGCGCCATCCGACTCGTCGGCGCCCATATCGATATCACCGACCAGATGCTGGTGCGCGAAACGCTGCGCGAGAGCGAGGAGCGCTTCCGGCTGATCGCCGACAGCGCGCCGGTGCCGATCTGGGTGACAAAACTCGACCGCACGCGCTCCTTCGCCAACCGGGCCTATGTCGACTTCGTCGGCCTGCCCTACGACGAGGCCATCGCCTTCGACTGGCGCAAGGTGCTGCATCCCGACGATCTGCCGCATGTGCTGCAGCAGTCCGTCCAGGGCGAAGCCTCGCTGAAACCGTTCGTGCTGGAAGCGCGCTACAAGGACGCCCATGGCGAGTGGCGCTGGCTGCGCTCGGAATCGCAGCCGCGCTGGGACCCGACCGGCAAGCATATCGGCTTCATCGGCGTCGCCCACGACATCACCGTCGCCAAGCAGGCCGAGATCGAGCTGCGCCGGCTCAACGAGACGCTGGAGGAGCGCATTGCCGAACGCACCGCCGAGCTCGAATCCAACGAGGCACGGCTGCGCGCGATCCTGGGTACCAGCAACCAGTATCAGGGCCTGGTCAATCTCAAGGGCGAATTGCTCTACGCCAACAAGACCGCGCTCGACGGCATCAAGGCCAGCTCTGCCGACGTGATCGGCAAGCCGTTCTGGGACACGCCCTGGTTCACCGGGACGCCAGGCATGAGCGCAACCGTGCGCGGGGCCTTCGACACCGTGCTGAAAGGCGAAGCGGTGCGGATGGAGATGCGGCTGCGCCTTCCCGTCGGCGAGCGCGATTTCGAGTTCGGCATGCGCCCGGTGCTCGACCGCCACGGCAACATCACCGGCGCCGTGCCCGAGGCCGTCGACATCACCGAGCGCCGCCGCGGCGAGGAAGCGCTGCGCCAGTCGCAGAAGATGGAGGCGATCGGCCAGCTCACCGGCGGCGTCGCACACGATTTCAACAACCTCCTCACCATCATCCGTTCGGCGACCGACTTCCTGCGCCGGCGCGAGCTGCCGGAGGAGCGCCGCCGCCGCTATGTCGATGCCATCTCCGACACCGTCGAACGCGCCTCCAAGCTGACCGCGCAGCTACTGGCTTTCGCACGCCGGCAGCCTCTGAAGCCGCAGATCTTCAACGTCGGCGCCCAGGTCGAGGGCGTGGCGCAGCTGGTCCGTCCCCTGGTCGGCGGCCGCATCGAGATCGTCGTCGAGATCGACGATGCCGATTGCTTCACCGTCGCCGACATCGCGCAATTCGAGACCGCACTGATCAACCTCGCCATCAACGCCCGCGACGCCATGGACGGCGAAGGCTGCCTCACCATCGCCGTGCGCAAGGTCGCTGGCATACCGGGGCTTCGCGCACAGTCGGCGCGCGGCGGCGACTATGTCGCGATCTCCGTTGCGGATACCGGCAGCGGCATCGCGCCTGAAAATATCGACGCCATCTTCGAGCCGTTCTTCACCACCAAGGAAGTCGGCAAAGGCACCGGCCTCGGCCTCAGCCAGGCGTTCGGTTTCGCAAAGCAGTCCGAGGGCGACATCGCGGTGACGAGCACGCAGGGCAAGGGCGCGACCTTCACCATCTACCTGCCGCAGGCGCAGAGCCCTGCCGCCGAGAAGGAAGCCGCGGCGCTGATCAGCGAGGCCGCCACGACGGGGCGCGGCTATCGCGTGCTGGTGGTCGAGGACAATGACGATGTCGGCCAGTTCTCGACCGAACTATTGGAAGATCTCGGCTATGTCGTCCGCCGCGTTGCCAATGCCAACGCCGCGCTTGCCATCCTCGGCGAGAATGAATTTGCCGTCGACCTCGTTTTCTCCGACGTCATCATGCCCGGCATGAACGGCGTCGAGCTCGCTGGCATCATCCGCGAGCGCTATCCGGGTCTCCCGGTCGTGCTCACCTCCGGCTACAGCAACGTGCTCGCCGAAAACGCCCATCGCGGCTTCGAGCTGATCCAGAAGCCTTATTCGGTGGAGTCGCTGTCGCGCATCCTGCGCAAGGCGATCAGCGAAAAACTGTCAGTGGCAAGGTGA
- a CDS encoding EamA family transporter — translation MKPALFSAWQSWALLSACFAALTAIFAKVGVENINPDLATFIRTIVVLLAFAVLLFFTGQFATPSAVPSKTWLFLVLSGLATGASWLCYFRALKLGPATLVAPIDKLSVVLVALFAFAFLGERPTAQGWIGIAMIGAGAVLLAVRF, via the coding sequence ATGAAACCCGCCCTATTCTCCGCCTGGCAGAGCTGGGCGCTGCTCTCGGCCTGCTTTGCGGCGCTGACCGCGATCTTCGCCAAGGTCGGCGTCGAGAACATCAATCCGGATCTGGCCACCTTCATCCGCACCATCGTGGTGCTGCTCGCCTTCGCGGTGCTGCTGTTCTTCACCGGCCAGTTCGCGACACCCTCGGCGGTCCCGTCGAAGACCTGGCTGTTCCTGGTGCTGTCGGGGCTTGCGACGGGCGCGTCCTGGCTGTGCTATTTTCGCGCCCTGAAGCTCGGTCCCGCCACGCTGGTGGCGCCGATCGACAAGCTCAGTGTCGTCCTGGTCGCTCTCTTCGCCTTCGCCTTTCTCGGCGAGCGGCCGACGGCGCAGGGCTGGATCGGGATCGCCATGATCGGTGCCGGCGCGGTGCTGCTGGCGGTGAGGTTTTGA